In Limosilactobacillus sp. WILCCON 0051, a single window of DNA contains:
- the hisG gene encoding ATP phosphoribosyltransferase, with amino-acid sequence MLRIALTKGRVEKKFIPLLEKCNIDCQPLIDKQRRLIINLGDQYQIILVKGEDVCTYLRKGAVDLGVVGSDVLEEQGADEQVNELLDLNTGRCQFIVAAKSDFDWNQPRRKVIGTKYPNVARRWFASQGEDVEIIKIAGSVELAPLTGLADAIVDLTETGTTLRVNHLVVHDWLDVITSRLVANPVALKQKRDEIFALTNQLRQAMEEEYDEDLRKVTE; translated from the coding sequence ATGCTGAGAATCGCGCTGACCAAAGGAAGAGTCGAAAAGAAATTCATTCCGCTTTTGGAGAAATGCAATATTGACTGTCAGCCCTTGATTGATAAGCAGCGCCGCTTGATCATCAATCTGGGCGATCAGTATCAGATCATTCTGGTAAAAGGTGAAGACGTCTGCACCTATCTAAGAAAAGGAGCGGTTGATCTGGGCGTCGTAGGCAGCGATGTTTTAGAAGAGCAGGGAGCCGATGAGCAGGTAAACGAGCTGCTGGATCTAAATACCGGTCGCTGTCAGTTTATCGTCGCTGCAAAAAGCGATTTTGACTGGAATCAGCCTCGTCGCAAGGTTATCGGCACTAAGTATCCCAATGTGGCGCGCCGCTGGTTTGCCAGCCAAGGCGAAGACGTCGAGATCATCAAGATTGCCGGCTCGGTTGAACTGGCACCGCTGACTGGCTTGGCCGATGCCATCGTTGACCTGACTGAAACCGGAACGACGCTGCGGGTTAATCACCTGGTCGTGCATGACTGGCTGGACGTAATCACGAGTCGGCTGGTGGCTAATCCGGTTGCTTTAAAGCAGAAGCGTGATGAGATATTTGCATTGACGAATCAATTAAGACAGGCAATGGAGGAAGAGTATGATGAAGATTTACGAAAAGTCACTGAATGA
- the hisF gene encoding imidazole glycerol phosphate synthase subunit HisF → MLAKRIIPCLDVADGRVKKGVHFVNLKDVGDPVAIAAAYEKQGADELVFLDITATNEKRQTMSNVVEAVSKQVFMPLTVGGGIKNLADMERMLKAGADKTAINSAAVANPALISQGAERFGSQAVVVAIDVRWDPAAGKYFVYTHGGQQKTDLEAVVWAKKAVELGAGELLITSMDCDGTKDGFDLKLYQTIGRVVNVPIIASGGAGKIQDFVDVFKQTPVTGALAASVFHFKELTIPQVKQVLAKEGVPVRQ, encoded by the coding sequence ATGCTGGCTAAACGAATCATTCCGTGCCTGGACGTAGCTGACGGACGGGTGAAAAAAGGCGTTCATTTCGTCAACTTAAAAGATGTCGGCGATCCGGTTGCAATTGCAGCAGCATATGAAAAACAAGGCGCTGATGAACTGGTTTTCTTGGACATCACTGCAACCAATGAAAAGCGGCAGACCATGAGCAACGTGGTTGAGGCGGTTTCCAAACAAGTCTTCATGCCGCTGACGGTTGGCGGTGGCATCAAAAATCTGGCCGACATGGAGCGCATGTTAAAAGCCGGGGCCGATAAAACCGCGATCAATTCGGCAGCAGTTGCCAACCCAGCTCTGATCAGCCAGGGTGCCGAACGCTTTGGCAGTCAAGCCGTGGTAGTGGCGATTGACGTTCGCTGGGATCCAGCAGCCGGTAAATACTTTGTCTATACGCATGGCGGTCAGCAAAAGACGGATCTCGAGGCAGTTGTCTGGGCTAAAAAAGCCGTTGAGCTGGGAGCCGGTGAGCTGCTGATTACCAGCATGGACTGCGATGGGACCAAAGATGGCTTTGATCTCAAGCTCTACCAGACGATTGGCCGCGTCGTCAACGTGCCGATCATTGCTTCTGGCGGGGCCGGCAAAATCCAGGACTTTGTTGATGTCTTTAAGCAGACGCCAGTGACGGGAGCTTTGGCCGCCTCAGTCTTTCACTTTAAAGAGCTGACGATTCCTCAGGTTAAGCAGGTGCTGGCTAAGGAAGGGGTGCCGGTTCGCCAATGA
- the hisE gene encoding phosphoribosyl-ATP diphosphatase: MTQQNLDELYELVKQRKENPIDGSYTDYLFKKGLDKILKKVGEETTEVIVAAKNSDPAELQYETADLLYHLMVLLVECDLPFEKIKEELGARVGQMSQFKDRAPIKKL, from the coding sequence ATGACACAGCAGAATCTTGATGAACTTTATGAACTGGTTAAACAACGGAAAGAAAATCCAATTGATGGTTCGTACACTGACTATCTCTTTAAAAAAGGTCTGGATAAGATCTTGAAAAAAGTTGGCGAAGAAACGACTGAGGTTATCGTTGCCGCCAAAAACAGCGATCCGGCTGAACTGCAGTACGAAACGGCTGATCTGCTGTATCATTTAATGGTCCTGCTCGTTGAATGCGATCTGCCCTTTGAAAAAATCAAAGAAGAACTGGGTGCGCGCGTTGGTCAGATGAGCCAGTTTAAGGATCGTGCCCCAATCAAAAAACTTTAG
- the hisD gene encoding histidinol dehydrogenase encodes MKIYEKSLNEMKRIVARYTEQTIDFEIEKTVSEIIQNVAQNGDQAVRDYERKFDNVNLADFSIPAFQLDQALDAIDDDLRAALELAKQNITSFHKQEIENSFVDVSTPGIMRGEKITPLASVGLYVPGGTAAYPSTILMCGIPAKLAGVKRVVMVTPPQPAGINPAVLAAARLAGVDEVYQVGGAQAIAALAYGTETIPAVDKIMGPGNIFVATAKKQVFGKVAIDMVAGPSEIGILADDSADAKEIAADLLSQAEHDKRARAMLITNSKSLAEAVSKEVDRQLSTLPRQEIARTSIEDRGFIAVMENTAEMFELMNDVAPEHLEVQLANPTQYLGLIKNAGSVFLGRYASEPLGDYVAGPNHVLPTGGTARFASPLGVYDFVKRTQFIQFDRQNLKADLKAVTKLARTEGLEAHARAIEARFDKED; translated from the coding sequence ATGAAGATTTACGAAAAGTCACTGAATGAAATGAAACGAATCGTTGCTCGCTATACCGAACAGACCATTGATTTTGAGATTGAAAAAACGGTCAGCGAGATTATTCAAAACGTTGCTCAAAACGGTGATCAGGCCGTTCGCGACTATGAGCGCAAGTTTGATAACGTCAATCTGGCAGATTTTTCAATTCCTGCCTTTCAGCTTGATCAGGCGCTGGATGCGATTGATGATGACTTGCGGGCGGCTTTGGAACTGGCTAAGCAAAACATTACCAGTTTTCACAAACAAGAAATCGAAAACAGCTTTGTTGACGTCAGCACGCCAGGCATCATGCGCGGTGAAAAGATTACGCCATTGGCCAGCGTGGGACTGTATGTGCCAGGCGGAACGGCAGCTTATCCATCAACTATTCTGATGTGCGGCATTCCAGCCAAATTAGCGGGAGTCAAGCGGGTCGTCATGGTAACGCCGCCACAGCCAGCTGGCATCAATCCAGCGGTCTTGGCAGCTGCCCGACTGGCTGGCGTCGATGAGGTCTATCAGGTTGGCGGGGCTCAGGCCATTGCTGCTTTAGCCTATGGTACGGAAACCATCCCCGCTGTTGATAAGATTATGGGGCCCGGCAACATCTTTGTGGCAACGGCCAAAAAGCAGGTGTTTGGCAAGGTAGCCATTGATATGGTGGCCGGTCCGTCTGAAATCGGCATCCTGGCTGATGACAGTGCCGATGCCAAAGAAATCGCGGCCGATCTTTTGTCACAGGCTGAACACGACAAGCGGGCTCGGGCCATGCTGATCACCAACAGCAAGTCGCTTGCCGAAGCCGTTTCTAAAGAAGTTGATCGTCAATTGAGCACTTTGCCGCGTCAAGAGATTGCCCGGACTTCCATTGAGGATCGCGGCTTTATTGCGGTGATGGAAAATACGGCTGAGATGTTTGAACTGATGAACGACGTAGCTCCTGAACACTTGGAGGTCCAATTGGCAAATCCAACGCAGTACCTGGGTCTGATCAAAAATGCCGGTTCGGTTTTCCTGGGCCGCTACGCCAGCGAGCCTTTGGGGGATTACGTTGCCGGACCAAACCACGTGCTGCCAACTGGTGGAACGGCGCGTTTTGCCTCGCCGCTGGGAGTTTATGATTTTGTCAAGCGGACTCAGTTTATTCAGTTTGATCGTCAAAATCTTAAAGCCGATCTCAAAGCTGTTACCAAGTTGGCGCGTACGGAAGGTTTAGAAGCTCACGCCCGCGCTATTGAAGCCAGATTTGACAAGGAGGACTGA
- the hisI gene encoding phosphoribosyl-AMP cyclohydrolase has translation MKPDFSKMNGLLTTVVVDVNTKAVLMVAWMNEESFQKTLASGETWFWSRSRKELWHKGATSGNTQQVVSMTLDCDGDTLLVAVDPKGPACHTGRYSCFFNPIEIMKEGNANDTAES, from the coding sequence ATGAAACCCGATTTTTCGAAAATGAATGGTCTGCTGACGACGGTGGTGGTTGATGTCAATACCAAAGCCGTTTTGATGGTGGCCTGGATGAATGAGGAAAGTTTTCAAAAAACGCTGGCCAGTGGCGAGACGTGGTTTTGGTCTCGTTCCCGCAAAGAGCTCTGGCATAAGGGAGCTACCAGCGGCAATACGCAGCAAGTGGTCAGCATGACGCTTGACTGTGATGGCGATACGCTTTTAGTAGCGGTTGATCCTAAAGGGCCAGCTTGTCATACCGGACGATACAGCTGCTTTTTTAATCCAATTGAAATCATGAAAGAAGGCAATGCCAATGACACAGCAGAATCTTGA
- the hisA gene encoding 1-(5-phosphoribosyl)-5-[(5-phosphoribosylamino)methylideneamino]imidazole-4-carboxamide isomerase → MIYPAIDLQNGSSVRLYQGDFKQETLVSADPIRQARLIREAGIGGLHLVDLDGAKTGQPQNFELVSRIVKVFAGETEIGGGIRNEQTIRSYLKSGVDRVILGSVALKDPEFTKQMLEKFGSRAITIGVDGRDGQVATDGWLNQSTTSMADLIAAMTAAGAKRFIVTDTATDGTLTGPNIELLEGLQQKFPEVRIVASGGVGSLDDLKMLKQAGLKDVIVGKAIAAGKVTLEQIAEVNENAG, encoded by the coding sequence ATGATCTATCCAGCAATTGATCTTCAAAACGGCAGCAGCGTGCGGCTCTATCAAGGCGACTTCAAACAAGAAACGCTGGTCAGTGCCGATCCAATCAGACAGGCGCGCTTGATCAGAGAAGCTGGCATTGGCGGACTGCATCTGGTGGATCTGGATGGCGCTAAGACCGGTCAGCCGCAGAATTTTGAGCTGGTAAGTCGGATCGTTAAGGTATTTGCCGGTGAAACCGAGATTGGCGGAGGCATTCGAAATGAGCAGACGATCAGAAGCTACCTAAAAAGCGGGGTTGATCGAGTCATTCTTGGTTCGGTAGCGCTAAAGGATCCTGAGTTTACCAAGCAGATGCTGGAAAAATTCGGCAGTCGGGCGATTACGATCGGCGTTGACGGCCGCGACGGTCAAGTAGCGACTGATGGCTGGCTCAATCAGTCCACGACTTCAATGGCTGATCTGATTGCAGCGATGACTGCTGCCGGGGCCAAACGCTTTATCGTTACTGACACGGCAACGGATGGTACGCTGACGGGGCCAAATATCGAGCTGCTTGAAGGACTGCAGCAAAAGTTCCCCGAAGTACGGATCGTGGCCTCAGGCGGCGTTGGCAGTCTTGATGATCTGAAAATGCTTAAGCAGGCTGGGTTAAAAGACGTGATCGTTGGCAAGGCGATTGCAGCGGGCAAAGTAACCTTAGAGCAGATTGCGGAGGTGAATGAGAATGCTGGCTAA
- the hisB gene encoding imidazoleglycerol-phosphate dehydratase HisB — translation MRKATINRATKETQIKVALNLDDQSQVAINTGVGFFDHMLELFAKHGRFGLVVEVKGDLNVDAHHTVEDTGIVLGQCFKEALGDKAQIERYGNAFVPMDETLAQVTVDLSGRSYLVFDAELTNPRLGAYETEITEDFFQALAFNAEMNLHARVLYGRNTHHKIEGLFKATARAMRQAVTINPAIQGVNSTKGMI, via the coding sequence ATGCGCAAGGCAACGATAAACCGAGCTACTAAAGAGACACAGATCAAAGTCGCGCTGAATCTTGACGATCAAAGTCAGGTTGCCATTAATACCGGTGTTGGCTTTTTTGATCACATGCTGGAGCTGTTTGCCAAGCACGGCCGCTTTGGCTTGGTCGTGGAGGTCAAAGGCGATCTGAACGTTGATGCTCATCACACGGTCGAAGATACCGGCATCGTCTTGGGTCAGTGCTTTAAAGAAGCATTGGGCGACAAGGCGCAGATTGAACGCTATGGCAATGCTTTTGTACCGATGGATGAAACGCTGGCACAGGTTACGGTTGATTTAAGCGGGCGTTCCTATCTGGTATTTGATGCCGAGCTGACCAATCCACGGCTGGGCGCCTATGAAACGGAAATTACCGAAGACTTTTTTCAGGCACTGGCCTTTAATGCCGAGATGAACCTGCACGCCAGAGTACTATATGGCCGCAACACGCACCACAAGATTGAAGGATTGTTCAAGGCAACGGCCCGTGCAATGCGGCAGGCAGTCACGATCAATCCAGCCATTCAAGGAGTTAACTCAACCAAGGGGATGATTTGA
- the hisH gene encoding imidazole glycerol phosphate synthase subunit HisH, which translates to MIAVIDYGAGNVFNVLKACQYLGQKAELTADPQKISQADVVLFPGVGAFGAAMTRLKETGLDQIIKSTVANGTPFLGICLGMQLLFDSSTEFGSAAGLGLIPGQVVRIPDDDGQRIVPQVGWNQNELQQPESIFKSIDQQYTYFVHSYYAKCADEYIVSTVDYGLAVPAIVRKDNVYGFQFHPEKSGQVGLKLLQTFFEKAVKA; encoded by the coding sequence ATGATCGCGGTAATCGATTATGGAGCAGGCAACGTCTTTAACGTGCTCAAGGCCTGCCAGTACCTGGGCCAAAAAGCTGAACTGACGGCTGACCCGCAAAAAATTTCGCAGGCTGACGTGGTACTGTTTCCAGGTGTAGGAGCATTTGGTGCTGCAATGACGCGTTTAAAAGAAACCGGCCTGGATCAAATCATTAAAAGCACGGTTGCCAATGGGACGCCATTTTTGGGCATCTGCCTGGGCATGCAGCTTTTGTTTGACTCGTCAACTGAATTTGGCAGTGCAGCTGGTCTGGGCTTGATTCCCGGGCAGGTCGTGCGGATTCCAGATGATGATGGGCAAAGGATCGTTCCGCAGGTGGGTTGGAATCAAAACGAGCTGCAGCAGCCGGAAAGCATCTTTAAGTCAATCGATCAGCAGTATACCTATTTTGTTCATTCCTACTATGCCAAGTGTGCTGATGAATATATCGTATCAACGGTTGACTATGGCTTGGCCGTGCCGGCAATCGTTCGAAAAGACAACGTTTATGGTTTCCAGTTTCACCCTGAAAAAAGCGGGCAAGTCGGGCTGAAACTGCTGCAAACCTTTTTTGAAAAGGCGGTGAAAGCATGA
- a CDS encoding ATP phosphoribosyltransferase regulatory subunit, translating into MMSSIALPAGLRDQFGTEAESKDQISAWLMKNLRNRGYRRIITPIVERRDLFAEFNMQSEQYRVIDPAGDELVLRPDLTLPVARFLATTSVKLPQKIYYLGERFQAAPELSGGQNEQTQAGIELIGYGSLKAEMEGVILMHQLNRHLLDNQLTIELGHARLVDAILNALKLDEELQQQLAQALYHKNFPAYEKLLRQVDAPQTMPFLRKWPWLFGTLAEVNDMLAEVKVPKPARRLLDQLKTVAEFAGELADQQVIVDLSSAVPQKYYTGIVMKGYVEKTTSAYLISGGRYNRLLANFQSQLEPAVGLGINIDALAEAAALKPVKKQPVFVYAPFELLGQAAALVEKHGNYSLALADSLQEASQQAQTAGAKLVVLDAEKGMKEC; encoded by the coding sequence ATGATGAGCAGCATTGCTTTACCGGCTGGCTTGCGCGATCAGTTTGGCACGGAGGCAGAATCAAAGGATCAAATCAGTGCCTGGCTGATGAAAAATCTGCGCAATCGCGGCTATCGACGCATCATTACGCCAATCGTGGAACGACGGGATCTGTTTGCCGAGTTCAATATGCAAAGCGAGCAGTATCGGGTGATTGATCCGGCTGGCGATGAGCTGGTCTTGAGACCGGATCTGACGTTGCCGGTTGCCAGGTTCCTGGCGACGACCAGCGTTAAGCTCCCCCAAAAGATCTATTATCTGGGCGAGCGGTTTCAAGCAGCGCCTGAGCTTTCAGGTGGGCAAAACGAGCAGACGCAGGCTGGTATCGAATTAATCGGCTATGGTTCATTGAAGGCAGAAATGGAAGGCGTGATCTTAATGCATCAGCTGAACCGCCACCTGCTGGACAACCAGTTAACGATTGAGCTGGGACATGCCAGACTGGTCGATGCGATTCTAAATGCGCTAAAACTGGATGAAGAACTGCAGCAGCAATTGGCACAGGCGCTTTATCACAAAAACTTTCCGGCCTATGAAAAACTGCTCAGACAGGTTGATGCCCCTCAGACAATGCCGTTTCTGCGTAAATGGCCATGGCTGTTCGGTACGCTGGCAGAGGTAAATGACATGCTGGCAGAAGTCAAGGTTCCGAAGCCGGCTCGTCGGCTGCTTGATCAGCTCAAGACGGTGGCTGAGTTTGCTGGTGAGCTGGCCGATCAGCAGGTAATTGTCGATCTCAGCAGTGCGGTGCCGCAAAAATACTATACGGGCATCGTTATGAAAGGCTATGTAGAAAAGACGACTAGCGCCTATCTGATCAGCGGCGGCCGCTACAACCGCCTTTTAGCCAACTTCCAGTCACAATTGGAGCCCGCGGTTGGCTTGGGAATCAACATTGATGCTTTAGCTGAGGCCGCAGCGCTAAAACCGGTCAAAAAACAGCCGGTCTTTGTCTATGCACCGTTTGAGCTTCTTGGCCAGGCCGCAGCACTGGTCGAAAAGCACGGCAACTACTCGCTGGCTTTGGCCGATTCGTTGCAGGAGGCTTCGCAGCAGGCCCAAACGGCGGGAGCGAAACTGGTCGTCTTGGATGCAGAAAAGGGGATGAAAGAATGCTGA